The DNA segment GCCGAGGGCATCCTCACCCCCGAGCAGGTGGAGGCGGTGAATCGCCATGTCGTCGCCGTCCTCGCCCGGGCCGGAGTCGCCATCTCCCGCGTCTACACGTGCCCGCACCTGCGCTCGGACGGTTGCGCCTGCATCAAGCCCAACCCCCACTTCCTCCACCGCGCCGCGCAGGAGTTTGGTCTCGACCTCGCCCGTTCGTGGGTCGTCGGCGACCACCCGCATGACGTCGAGCTGGCCCGCCGCGCCGGCGCCCTCGGTCTCTACGTGCTTACCGGGCACGGAGCCAAGCACCGCGCGGAACTATCCCCCGGCACGGTCGTGGTGCCCGGCATCGCCGAAGCTGT comes from the Planctomycetota bacterium genome and includes:
- a CDS encoding HAD family hydrolase translates to MTDAPPDAATPLAQAVFLDRDGTLNEDRGHLANPDDVVFFPQAAPALARLGGRYRLFIVTNQRGVAEGILTPEQVEAVNRHVVAVLARAGVAISRVYTCPHLRSDGCACIKPNPHFLHRAAQEFGLDLARSWVVGDHPHDVELARRAGALGLYVLTGHGAKHRAELSPGTVVVPGIAEAVDWILAHS